Proteins encoded by one window of Nodosilinea sp. PGN35:
- a CDS encoding CmpA/NrtA family ABC transporter substrate-binding protein, which yields MTRLNRRRFLMTAGTAAAGTVLLHACSQGGSNQAASNTPTEVTLDPADAPETTTAKLGFIALTDSAPLIIAKVKGFFDKYGMTDVSVEKQASWGTTRDNLVLGSGGGGIDGAHILTPMPYLISEGIVTDGRKVPMYILARLNTNGQGISLSNDYLDANVGLDSSPLKDIFAQRKSAGSELKAAMTFPGGTHDLWIRYWLAAGGIDPDQDIDTIVVPPPQMVANIKVGNMDAFCVGEPWPLQTVNQQIGYNALTTGEMWKDHPEKALGMRADWVDANPKAAKALLMGVLEAAMWCSEDGNKEEMCQILSERAWFNVPFADIIDRSQGKFDFGNGRVEELPDLKQKYWDDYASYPFKSHDLWFLVENIRWGKLPADTDINAWVDAVNREDLWREAATALGQEAMIPDSPSRGVETFFDGITFDPENPQAYLDSLAIKRV from the coding sequence ATGACTCGACTAAACCGCCGTAGATTTTTGATGACCGCTGGCACCGCCGCTGCCGGTACTGTGCTGCTCCATGCATGCAGTCAGGGTGGGTCTAACCAAGCGGCTTCCAATACCCCCACTGAGGTCACCCTTGACCCCGCCGATGCGCCTGAAACCACTACGGCTAAGCTGGGCTTTATCGCCTTGACCGACTCGGCTCCGCTGATTATCGCCAAGGTCAAGGGCTTCTTTGACAAGTACGGTATGACCGACGTGTCGGTGGAGAAGCAGGCCTCCTGGGGCACCACCCGCGACAACCTGGTGCTGGGCTCAGGCGGCGGCGGCATCGACGGGGCGCACATTCTCACCCCCATGCCCTACCTGATCTCTGAGGGCATTGTCACCGACGGTCGTAAGGTGCCGATGTACATTCTGGCCCGCCTCAACACCAACGGTCAGGGGATCTCGCTCTCCAACGACTATCTCGACGCCAACGTTGGCCTAGACAGCTCGCCGCTCAAAGATATCTTTGCCCAGCGCAAGTCGGCGGGCAGCGAACTGAAAGCCGCCATGACCTTCCCCGGCGGCACCCACGACCTGTGGATTCGCTACTGGCTGGCGGCGGGCGGCATTGACCCCGACCAGGACATCGACACCATTGTGGTGCCGCCGCCCCAGATGGTGGCCAATATCAAAGTGGGCAATATGGATGCCTTCTGCGTAGGTGAGCCCTGGCCTCTGCAAACCGTGAACCAGCAGATTGGCTACAATGCGCTGACCACGGGCGAAATGTGGAAAGACCATCCCGAAAAAGCCCTCGGCATGCGGGCCGACTGGGTAGATGCCAACCCCAAGGCCGCTAAGGCGCTGCTGATGGGCGTACTCGAAGCCGCTATGTGGTGCAGCGAGGACGGCAACAAAGAGGAAATGTGCCAGATTCTCTCCGAACGGGCCTGGTTTAACGTGCCTTTTGCCGACATTATCGATCGCTCCCAGGGCAAGTTTGACTTTGGCAATGGCCGGGTCGAAGAGCTGCCCGATCTGAAGCAAAAGTACTGGGATGACTACGCCTCTTACCCCTTCAAGAGCCACGACCTGTGGTTCCTGGTTGAGAACATTCGCTGGGGCAAGCTGCCCGCCGACACCGACATCAACGCCTGGGTTGATGCGGTCAACCGCGAAGACCTCTGGCGCGAAGCCGCCACCGCCCTGGGCCAAGAGGCCATGATCCCAGACAGCCCCTCCCGCGGCGTCGAGACCTTCTTTGACGGCATCACCTTTGACCCCGAAAATCCTCAGGCTTACCTGGATAGTCTGGCGATCAAGCGGGTGTAG
- a CDS encoding Na+/proline symporter has product MTLSATAVAVTLITVASFTLAGLLQASRRTISLEDYMVNRNSVGTPMALATIVASAMGAWILFSPPEVGATSGMAGIVGYCIGQATPAALFAFMGTRMRFLMPRGHSLNEYVLHRFGQAMYRLTLGIVVFYMVVYMVAELTAIAKAVELMAGVPLWLTALLVMAAVFAYTLVGGLAATIFTDAIQFAVIVPLLLLSFGIAVFALGGWGNAIAPVAQTAPELLTLSNGPGIKFGATLVIAVIAAEMFNQTNWQRIYACKTDTVVRRSFLGSFLVILPMLLMAGLLGIVAMHFGFNDDRAFFSLIQALALPGWVSMAVLVLVLALVMSSLDSLLNGIASVFTTDLLRLFPEKSSSGILRITRLLTVVVGIPAILIAARGYNVLYLFLLADLVCAGALFPVLFGLYSRRLTGTMAFWSAVAAIAVGALFFPRPDFSAWNGLPFAGDLLVSFAAPIVVSTLICLGWIQLKASQGKTEAFDFGILSRDIRAYGESDRPSSDRLTNIQGS; this is encoded by the coding sequence ATGACCCTAAGTGCAACGGCTGTCGCCGTCACTCTGATCACTGTGGCCAGCTTTACGCTGGCGGGGCTGCTCCAGGCCAGCCGCCGCACCATTAGCCTGGAAGACTACATGGTGAACCGCAACAGCGTGGGCACCCCGATGGCTTTGGCAACCATTGTGGCCTCGGCCATGGGCGCGTGGATTTTGTTTAGCCCGCCGGAGGTGGGGGCCACCAGCGGGATGGCGGGCATTGTCGGCTACTGCATCGGTCAGGCCACCCCGGCGGCGCTGTTTGCGTTTATGGGCACGCGGATGCGGTTTCTGATGCCCAGGGGCCACTCGTTGAATGAATACGTGCTGCACCGCTTTGGCCAGGCCATGTACCGGCTGACCCTGGGCATTGTGGTGTTTTACATGGTTGTGTACATGGTGGCGGAGCTGACGGCGATCGCCAAGGCGGTGGAGCTGATGGCGGGGGTGCCGCTCTGGCTGACGGCGCTGCTGGTGATGGCGGCGGTGTTTGCCTACACCCTGGTGGGTGGGCTGGCGGCGACCATCTTTACCGACGCGATTCAGTTTGCGGTGATTGTGCCGCTGCTGCTGCTGAGCTTTGGCATTGCGGTGTTTGCCCTGGGGGGCTGGGGGAATGCGATCGCCCCCGTCGCCCAGACGGCCCCGGAGCTGCTCACCCTATCCAACGGCCCCGGCATCAAGTTTGGGGCCACGCTGGTGATCGCGGTGATTGCCGCCGAAATGTTTAACCAGACCAACTGGCAGCGGATCTACGCCTGCAAGACCGATACGGTGGTGCGGCGATCGTTTTTAGGATCCTTCTTAGTGATTTTGCCGATGCTGCTAATGGCGGGGCTGCTGGGCATTGTGGCCATGCACTTTGGCTTTAACGACGATCGCGCCTTTTTCTCGCTGATCCAGGCGCTGGCGCTGCCGGGCTGGGTGAGTATGGCGGTGCTGGTGCTGGTGCTGGCCCTGGTGATGAGCAGCCTGGACTCGCTGCTGAACGGCATTGCCAGCGTGTTTACCACCGACCTGCTGAGGCTTTTCCCGGAAAAATCCTCCAGCGGCATTCTGCGAATCACCCGATTGCTGACGGTGGTGGTGGGGATTCCGGCCATTCTCATTGCCGCGCGGGGCTACAACGTGCTGTACCTGTTTTTGCTGGCCGATCTGGTCTGTGCCGGGGCGCTGTTTCCGGTGCTGTTTGGTCTGTACTCGCGCAGGCTGACGGGGACGATGGCCTTTTGGAGTGCGGTGGCGGCGATCGCGGTTGGTGCCCTGTTCTTTCCCCGGCCCGACTTTAGCGCCTGGAATGGTCTGCCCTTTGCGGGCGACCTGCTGGTCAGCTTTGCCGCCCCCATCGTGGTCTCGACGCTGATTTGCCTGGGGTGGATTCAGCTCAAGGCCAGCCAGGGCAAGACGGAAGCGTTTGACTTCGGCATTCTCAGCCGCGACATCCGCGCCTACGGGGAGAGCGATAGGCCATCGTCCGACAGGTTGACCAATATACAGGGCAGCTAA
- a CDS encoding glutathione S-transferase family protein yields the protein MGLGLLVNGQWQQKRDQEDEQGRFVRPETDFHHWTKADGSSDFKPEAGRYHLYVSLACPWANRTLIMRELKGLTEAISVSVVDPYMGDDGWFFSDYPGAIPDTVNGATYLREIYTKAKPDISGRVTVPILWDKQSETIVNNESREIIRMLDTEWNAIATTDVDLYPDKLQAKVDEAIDAIYQPINNGVYRAGFATKQGAYEEAVTELFDALDHWEEVLGKQRYLCGDRLTEADICMFTTLFRFDAVYYVHFKCNLRRIVDYPNLWGYLRDLYQQPAFKNTCNMDHIKRHYYMSHPNVNPHQIVPKGPVIDFDEPSDRAKRFSLTAGSAR from the coding sequence ATGGGACTGGGCTTACTCGTCAACGGCCAGTGGCAGCAGAAGCGCGACCAGGAAGATGAGCAGGGGCGCTTTGTGCGGCCCGAAACCGATTTTCACCACTGGACGAAGGCCGACGGCAGCAGCGACTTTAAGCCCGAGGCGGGGCGCTACCACCTGTACGTGTCTCTGGCCTGCCCCTGGGCCAACCGCACGCTGATCATGCGCGAGCTGAAGGGGCTGACCGAGGCGATTTCGGTGTCAGTGGTGGATCCGTACATGGGCGACGACGGCTGGTTCTTTAGCGACTACCCCGGCGCGATCCCCGATACGGTGAACGGGGCGACGTACCTGCGCGAAATCTACACCAAGGCCAAGCCCGACATTTCGGGCCGGGTGACGGTGCCCATTCTGTGGGATAAACAGAGCGAAACCATCGTCAACAACGAGTCGCGCGAAATTATCCGCATGCTCGACACCGAGTGGAACGCCATCGCTACCACCGACGTTGACCTGTATCCCGACAAGCTCCAGGCCAAAGTTGACGAGGCCATCGACGCCATCTATCAGCCGATCAACAATGGCGTGTACCGGGCCGGGTTTGCCACCAAGCAGGGGGCCTACGAAGAAGCGGTGACCGAACTGTTCGACGCCCTCGACCACTGGGAAGAGGTGCTGGGCAAGCAGCGCTACCTGTGCGGCGATCGCCTCACCGAGGCCGACATCTGCATGTTCACTACCCTCTTTCGGTTCGATGCGGTTTACTACGTGCACTTCAAGTGCAACCTGCGCCGCATTGTGGACTACCCCAACCTGTGGGGCTACCTGCGCGATCTGTACCAGCAGCCTGCCTTCAAAAACACCTGCAATATGGATCACATCAAGCGCCACTACTACATGAGCCACCCCAACGTGAACCCGCACCAGATTGTGCCCAAGGGGCCAGTGATCGACTTTGACGAGCCGAGTGACCGCGCCAAGCGCTTCAGTCTCACTGCCGGAAGCGCCCGGTAG
- a CDS encoding ABC transporter ATP-binding protein, translated as MQVLNSPTQSTSYSQTQEPFLIIDNLSKVYPTPTGDFVVLDGIDLAVNEGEFVCVIGHSGCGKSTLLDMVAGFRQPTEGEVRLQSQAIQAPGPDRMVVFQNYSLLPWLTAYENIYLGVNSVFPNKPEAAKKHIVMEHLEMVGLADVANKKPSALSGGMKQRVCIARALALRPKVLILDEPFGALDPITREELQEELLTIWRDHQITVLMITHDIDEALFLSDRVVMMTNGPAAKIGEIMQVPFARPRDRARIMEDPRFYELRNEALDFLYNRFAHDDT; from the coding sequence ATGCAAGTGCTTAACTCCCCTACCCAATCCACCAGCTACTCGCAGACCCAGGAACCGTTCCTGATCATTGACAACCTCTCTAAGGTCTACCCCACCCCCACGGGCGACTTTGTGGTGCTCGACGGCATCGACCTGGCGGTGAACGAAGGCGAATTTGTCTGCGTCATTGGCCACTCGGGCTGCGGCAAATCGACCCTGCTGGACATGGTGGCCGGGTTTCGCCAGCCCACCGAGGGCGAAGTGCGCCTGCAATCGCAGGCCATTCAGGCCCCCGGCCCCGATCGCATGGTGGTGTTTCAAAACTACTCGCTGCTGCCCTGGCTCACCGCCTACGAAAACATCTACCTGGGCGTGAACTCGGTCTTTCCCAACAAGCCCGAGGCGGCGAAAAAGCACATCGTCATGGAGCACCTGGAGATGGTGGGCCTGGCCGATGTGGCCAACAAAAAGCCCAGCGCCCTCTCCGGTGGCATGAAGCAGCGGGTCTGCATCGCCCGCGCCCTGGCCCTGCGCCCCAAGGTGCTGATTCTCGACGAGCCCTTTGGAGCGCTAGATCCAATCACCCGTGAAGAACTCCAGGAAGAGCTGCTGACCATCTGGCGTGACCACCAGATCACCGTGCTGATGATCACCCACGACATTGATGAGGCGCTGTTCTTGAGCGATCGCGTGGTGATGATGACCAACGGCCCCGCCGCCAAAATTGGCGAGATCATGCAGGTGCCCTTTGCCCGCCCCCGCGATCGCGCCCGGATCATGGAAGACCCCCGCTTCTACGAGCTGCGCAATGAGGCCCTAGACTTTCTCTACAACCGCTTCGCCCATGACGACACCTAG
- a CDS encoding nitrate ABC transporter ATP-binding protein (This model describes the ATP binding subunits of ATP-binding cassette (ABC) transporters for nitrate transport, or for bicarbonate transport, in bacteria and archaea.), with protein sequence MAVFVEVDHVDRVFKLPTGGEYIALKNIDLQIHKGEFVSLVGHSGCGKSTLLNILSGLDQPSSGGIVLEGRQVTEPGPDRMVVFQNYSLLPWLTVRENIALAVNRVMKKHPQPVRDRMIDHHIEMVGLQKAAHKRPGQISGGMKQRVAIARALAIRPKLLLLDEPFGALDALTRGGLQEQLMQICQENEVTCVMVTHDVDEALLLSDRIVLMTNGPEAHVGQIVDVPFPRPRERMEVVKHPNYYSLRNEIVYFLNQQKRAKLHRAKPVVAMAANGLEKVNLELGFIPLVDCAPLIVAKEKGLFEAHGLSNVTLNREPSWNAIADGVATGRLDAAMMVAGMPLGMTLGYGNQRSTPMVSALTLSRNGNAITFSKRLFEEGVRSLGDFKAAIDRRPDQVHTLAAVHPTSMHNLLLRYWLAAGGIDPDRDVSVTVIPPAQMVSNLKSGSIDGYCVGEPWNARAVSEGLGVVMATDNDIWPGHIEKVLGVTEAWAEQYPKTHVALVKALLEACEYCDDRRNREEIADLLCQPEYIGADEAHIRQGFLDPYDRGDGREPEPVLNYIQFFTGKANYPDVSEAVWMMTQMARWGITPFPRNWLAVAERVKRADIFGQAARELGLLDIGRDRHITHLFDGIEFDPDEPLKYLDKFAIKRDLRIEEIMLDTPSR encoded by the coding sequence ATGGCTGTCTTTGTCGAAGTTGACCACGTCGATCGCGTATTCAAATTGCCCACCGGGGGCGAGTACATTGCCCTCAAAAATATTGACCTGCAAATTCACAAAGGGGAGTTTGTCTCCCTGGTGGGTCACTCGGGCTGCGGCAAATCGACTCTGCTCAATATTCTCTCGGGGCTAGACCAGCCTAGCTCAGGGGGCATTGTGCTCGAGGGGCGGCAGGTCACCGAACCCGGCCCCGATCGCATGGTCGTCTTCCAAAACTATTCGCTGCTGCCCTGGCTGACGGTGCGCGAAAACATTGCCCTGGCGGTGAACCGGGTGATGAAGAAGCATCCCCAGCCGGTGCGCGATCGCATGATCGACCACCACATCGAGATGGTGGGCCTGCAAAAGGCGGCCCACAAGCGCCCCGGCCAGATCTCAGGCGGTATGAAGCAGCGGGTGGCGATCGCCCGCGCCCTGGCGATTCGCCCCAAGCTGCTGCTGCTGGATGAGCCCTTTGGCGCGCTGGACGCGTTAACTCGGGGCGGTCTGCAAGAGCAGCTGATGCAGATCTGCCAGGAAAACGAAGTCACCTGCGTCATGGTCACCCACGATGTGGATGAAGCGCTGCTGCTCAGCGATCGCATTGTGCTGATGACCAACGGCCCCGAGGCCCACGTCGGCCAGATTGTCGATGTGCCCTTCCCCCGGCCCCGCGAGCGTATGGAGGTGGTCAAGCACCCCAACTACTACAGCCTGCGCAACGAGATCGTCTACTTCCTCAACCAGCAGAAGCGGGCCAAGCTGCACCGGGCCAAGCCCGTGGTGGCCATGGCCGCCAACGGCCTGGAGAAGGTCAACCTGGAGCTGGGCTTTATTCCCCTGGTGGACTGTGCGCCGCTGATTGTCGCTAAAGAAAAGGGTCTGTTTGAGGCCCACGGCCTCAGCAATGTGACGCTGAACCGGGAGCCCAGCTGGAATGCGATCGCCGATGGGGTGGCCACTGGTCGCCTCGACGCCGCCATGATGGTGGCGGGCATGCCCCTGGGCATGACCCTGGGCTACGGCAACCAGCGGTCCACTCCTATGGTCAGTGCCCTCACCCTGAGCCGCAACGGCAACGCGATTACCTTTAGCAAGCGCCTGTTTGAGGAGGGCGTGCGCTCCCTGGGCGACTTCAAGGCCGCCATCGATCGCCGCCCCGATCAGGTACATACCCTGGCCGCGGTGCACCCCACCTCGATGCACAACCTGCTGCTGCGCTACTGGCTGGCCGCAGGCGGCATCGACCCCGATCGCGACGTCAGCGTGACGGTGATTCCGCCCGCGCAGATGGTCTCAAACCTCAAGTCGGGCTCCATCGACGGCTACTGCGTGGGCGAACCCTGGAACGCCCGCGCCGTCAGCGAAGGGCTGGGGGTAGTAATGGCCACCGACAATGACATCTGGCCCGGCCACATTGAGAAAGTGCTGGGCGTCACCGAAGCCTGGGCCGAGCAGTACCCCAAAACCCACGTGGCCCTGGTCAAAGCGCTGCTGGAGGCCTGCGAATACTGCGACGATCGCCGCAACCGCGAAGAAATCGCCGACCTGCTCTGCCAGCCCGAGTACATTGGGGCCGACGAGGCCCACATCCGCCAGGGCTTTCTCGACCCCTACGATCGCGGCGATGGCCGCGAGCCCGAGCCGGTGCTCAACTACATTCAGTTCTTTACCGGCAAGGCCAACTACCCAGATGTGTCAGAGGCGGTGTGGATGATGACCCAGATGGCCCGCTGGGGGATCACGCCCTTTCCCCGCAACTGGCTAGCGGTGGCCGAGCGGGTGAAGCGGGCCGACATCTTTGGCCAGGCTGCTCGCGAGCTGGGGCTGCTCGACATTGGTCGCGATCGCCACATCACCCATCTCTTCGACGGCATAGAATTTGACCCTGACGAACCGCTGAAATACCTCGATAAGTTCGCCATCAAGCGCGATCTGCGCATCGAAGAAATCATGCTGGATACCCCTAGCCGGTAG
- a CDS encoding COR domain-containing protein, with product MAAMTFRALCLLEWLESDSGPGILSLLDVLSRLTPQELAGRDLEIPEVFSALGYLEAEKRINDAIKNNSRRLDLSSLCLKDIPDKIIRMKGLTEINLSFNWLAYFPLKASDILTLACLNISHNRIQFLPENICDHPNLEEIDVSHNQLRDFPKEMGYPFRLRKLYLHENKMLRLPVEILGPTSQEVGRGNEPADPKDIWAYYSKIKSNNSPLNEAKLLLVGFGAAGKTSLVNRLIHKRFNPESAKTEGIQITPWEMRLNDSENIKLHVWDFGGQEIMHSTHQFFLTERSLYLLVLNGRQGHEDADAEYWLELIQSFGGSSPVLVVLNKIQEHPFDVNRGALQQKFPNIRGFLQTDCETGFGIDQLRTAIERETDALEHLRDPFPASWVAIKDRLSAMAENYISFEQYREFCKTDGETDYGAQDSLAVHLHSLGIALNYKDDPRLRDTHVLNPHWVTSGIYTLLNADELAHAKGEMDAACLGRHLDSQNYPPERHGFLLELMRKFELCFRFEEDENRYLIPDLLDKQQPAAAAEFDPAQCLNFRYEYPILPEGLLPRFIVRTHVLSQHQLRWRTGVILTFEGNRALVKADPQDRCVSISVDGPAASRRRLLAVIRSDFERIHRSFKFTPKELVPVPGHPLVAVDYKELLVREEHRQTSFDVFTGDGLLTLTVRDLLNGVDLEGTRQPTRAMERHSQALRLFFSYSHKDDLLREQLETHLKLLQRQGLIQPWHDRRILPGDEWVNEIDENLNRADIILLLISPDFMFSDYCYDIEMTRAMERHEKREAKVIPIILRAVDREGTPFSKLSWLPQNGVPVDQWENRDAAWLNVETGLKRVIESKLSR from the coding sequence ATGGCAGCAATGACTTTTAGAGCTCTTTGCTTACTCGAATGGCTAGAAAGTGATTCTGGGCCAGGCATTCTGAGCCTTCTTGACGTTCTTTCACGCCTTACACCACAAGAGCTTGCTGGCAGAGACTTAGAGATTCCTGAAGTTTTTAGTGCGTTAGGATACCTTGAGGCTGAAAAGCGTATCAATGATGCTATAAAGAATAATTCTAGAAGACTTGATTTATCTTCCCTGTGCTTGAAGGATATTCCCGATAAAATAATTCGGATGAAGGGGCTTACTGAAATCAACTTGTCATTTAATTGGCTTGCTTATTTTCCCTTGAAAGCTTCAGATATACTTACTCTAGCTTGTCTGAATATATCTCATAATAGAATTCAGTTTTTGCCAGAAAATATCTGCGATCATCCAAATCTCGAAGAGATAGATGTGTCTCACAATCAATTGCGAGATTTTCCCAAAGAAATGGGTTACCCTTTCCGCTTAAGGAAGCTTTATCTGCATGAAAATAAAATGCTAAGGCTTCCTGTTGAAATTCTTGGGCCTACCTCTCAAGAAGTTGGCAGGGGAAATGAGCCTGCTGATCCTAAAGATATTTGGGCCTATTACTCCAAAATAAAATCAAACAATTCTCCACTCAACGAGGCTAAATTACTTCTGGTTGGCTTTGGTGCTGCTGGCAAAACCTCTTTGGTTAACCGCCTGATTCACAAACGCTTTAATCCTGAATCTGCAAAAACCGAGGGTATTCAAATTACCCCTTGGGAAATGCGTCTTAATGACTCCGAAAATATCAAGCTCCACGTTTGGGACTTTGGTGGGCAAGAGATTATGCACTCCACACACCAGTTCTTTCTCACCGAGCGCAGCCTTTACCTACTGGTGCTCAACGGTCGCCAGGGGCACGAAGATGCCGATGCCGAGTACTGGCTAGAGCTGATCCAAAGCTTTGGCGGCAGTTCCCCCGTGCTGGTGGTGCTCAACAAAATTCAGGAGCACCCGTTTGATGTCAACCGGGGCGCATTGCAGCAAAAATTCCCCAACATTCGCGGCTTTCTGCAAACCGACTGCGAAACCGGGTTTGGTATCGACCAGCTCCGCACTGCCATTGAGCGCGAAACCGACGCCCTAGAGCACCTGCGCGATCCCTTCCCGGCCAGTTGGGTAGCGATCAAAGATCGGCTGTCGGCCATGGCAGAGAACTACATTTCCTTTGAGCAGTACCGAGAATTTTGCAAAACCGATGGCGAAACCGACTATGGGGCGCAAGACTCCCTCGCCGTCCACCTCCACAGCCTCGGCATTGCCCTCAACTACAAAGACGACCCCCGCCTGCGCGATACCCACGTGCTCAACCCCCACTGGGTCACCAGCGGCATCTACACCCTGCTCAACGCCGACGAGCTGGCCCACGCCAAGGGCGAAATGGACGCCGCTTGCCTGGGCCGCCATCTGGACAGCCAGAACTACCCCCCCGAGCGCCACGGCTTTTTGCTAGAGCTAATGCGCAAATTCGAGCTGTGCTTCCGGTTTGAGGAAGACGAAAACCGCTACCTGATCCCCGACCTGCTGGATAAGCAGCAGCCCGCCGCCGCCGCCGAGTTTGACCCGGCCCAGTGCCTCAACTTTCGCTACGAGTACCCCATTTTGCCGGAGGGGCTGCTGCCTCGCTTCATTGTGCGCACCCACGTGCTGAGCCAGCACCAACTGCGCTGGCGCACCGGGGTCATTCTCACCTTTGAGGGCAACCGCGCCCTGGTAAAAGCCGACCCCCAAGATCGCTGTGTGTCCATCAGCGTAGATGGGCCAGCGGCGAGTCGGCGCAGGCTGCTGGCGGTGATCCGCTCTGACTTTGAGCGCATCCACCGCAGCTTTAAATTCACCCCCAAAGAGCTGGTGCCGGTGCCGGGGCATCCTTTGGTAGCGGTTGATTATAAAGAGCTGCTGGTGCGCGAAGAACACCGGCAAACCAGCTTTGACGTATTCACCGGAGATGGCTTGCTCACCCTCACCGTGCGCGACTTGCTCAATGGGGTAGATTTGGAGGGCACCCGCCAGCCAACCCGTGCCATGGAACGCCACAGCCAGGCCCTGCGCCTATTCTTCAGCTACTCTCACAAAGACGACCTGCTGCGCGAACAGCTCGAAACCCACCTGAAGTTGCTCCAGCGGCAGGGGCTAATTCAACCCTGGCACGATCGCCGCATTCTCCCCGGCGACGAGTGGGTAAACGAGATTGATGAAAACCTCAACCGGGCCGACATCATTCTGCTTCTCATCAGTCCCGATTTCATGTTTTCTGACTATTGCTATGACATCGAGATGACAAGAGCGATGGAGCGGCACGAGAAGCGCGAGGCAAAGGTAATTCCGATCATTCTAAGAGCCGTTGATCGAGAAGGTACACCCTTTAGCAAGCTGAGTTGGTTGCCACAAAACGGGGTGCCAGTAGACCAGTGGGAAAACCGCGATGCCGCCTGGCTGAATGTGGAGACGGGCCTTAAGCGGGTGATTGAGAGCAAGCTGAGTCGGTGA
- a CDS encoding ACT domain-containing protein, with protein MAGETDLTQLLKTMQPVRQEGEYVFCTLANTTHCPPHLDPVGYFKEAEGLTLMVPKSQADAAGLAYPAVFALITLTVHSSLEAVGFMAAIATHLANHGISVNPVSAFYHDHLFVPTKDAERAMALLQSLTDSACSQSPA; from the coding sequence ATGGCTGGAGAAACTGACCTGACCCAACTGCTCAAAACCATGCAGCCCGTACGGCAAGAGGGGGAGTATGTGTTTTGCACGCTGGCCAATACCACCCACTGCCCGCCCCACCTCGACCCCGTGGGCTACTTCAAAGAAGCCGAAGGGCTGACGCTGATGGTGCCAAAGTCGCAGGCCGATGCAGCGGGGTTAGCCTATCCGGCGGTCTTTGCGCTGATCACGCTGACGGTGCACTCCAGCCTGGAGGCGGTGGGGTTTATGGCGGCGATCGCCACCCATCTTGCCAACCACGGCATCAGCGTTAACCCGGTCTCAGCCTTTTACCACGACCACCTGTTTGTGCCCACTAAAGATGCTGAACGGGCAATGGCTTTGCTGCAATCCCTCACCGACTCAGCTTGCTCTCAATCACCCGCTTAA
- the ntrB gene encoding nitrate ABC transporter permease — translation MTAPLDIRSARSRFSPQKFASQATDWAKGLIPPVVAILIFIAVWQLLTMSPGANLPTPVRTVQDTWELIVNPFFNYGGTDKGLFWQVWTSLQRVALGFTLAAIVGVGLGILVGTSTMMYSALDPIFQILRTVPPLAWLPISLAAFQQANPSAIFVIFITAIWPIIINTTEGVRQIPQDYNNVARVLQLSKAQYFFKILFPATVPYIFTGLRIGIGLSWLAIVAAEMLIGGVGIGFFIWDAWNSSRISDIIIAIVYVGIVGLLLDRLIVFVGSLVLPEEQKQ, via the coding sequence ATGACCGCACCCCTCGATATTCGTTCGGCGCGATCGCGCTTTAGTCCGCAGAAGTTCGCCAGCCAGGCGACCGACTGGGCCAAGGGGCTGATTCCCCCGGTGGTGGCGATTTTAATCTTCATTGCTGTCTGGCAATTGCTGACCATGAGCCCTGGGGCCAATCTACCCACCCCGGTGCGCACCGTGCAAGACACCTGGGAGCTGATTGTCAACCCCTTCTTTAACTACGGCGGCACCGATAAGGGCCTGTTTTGGCAGGTGTGGACGAGTCTGCAACGGGTGGCCCTCGGCTTTACCCTGGCGGCGATCGTCGGCGTGGGCCTAGGCATTTTGGTGGGCACCAGCACCATGATGTACAGCGCTCTCGACCCGATCTTTCAAATTTTGCGCACGGTGCCGCCGTTGGCCTGGCTGCCGATTTCTCTGGCGGCGTTCCAGCAGGCCAACCCCTCGGCCATCTTCGTGATTTTTATTACGGCAATTTGGCCCATCATCATCAACACCACCGAGGGCGTGCGTCAGATCCCCCAGGACTACAACAACGTGGCGCGGGTGCTCCAGCTCTCGAAGGCTCAGTACTTTTTCAAGATTTTGTTTCCGGCTACCGTGCCCTATATTTTTACCGGTCTGAGAATTGGCATTGGTCTGTCTTGGCTGGCGATCGTGGCGGCGGAGATGCTGATCGGCGGTGTGGGCATTGGCTTCTTTATCTGGGACGCGTGGAATAGCTCCCGCATCAGCGACATCATCATCGCCATTGTCTACGTGGGCATTGTCGGCCTGCTGCTCGATCGCCTGATCGTGTTTGTCGGCAGCCTGGTGCTGCCCGAAGAACAAAAACAGTAG